The genomic stretch GTTCAAATATATGGCAGGTCTTCACACTAGTGCAGcaagccatttaaaaaacaaacaaaaaacctaccAATGGCAATAATGTAGAGCCTGAAACTTTTGTAAGAGAATTCTACCCTAAGGCCTTTACATTAACTACTCTGTAAGAACAACTACAGGAAGAATTACTATGAGACTGAACAGTAGCTGAAGAATAATTTGTTGCATGCCAGCCAATATTTTCTAGAAAACAGAGTACATTTATCACTGCAAATTAGATACTAGTGAAATATTTTGACATGAAAGTAAGGTCAAAGGTAATGTAAAATTACTGCAATTTTGATAAATAATGAACAGATAGTGCACTTTTTACAGTGATTATCAACTGGAAGAAAACTTTTCTTTAACAAGCATGTTAAGAAAAATGTATGTGTCAcaaaacagttatttaaaaaatcatttttctaaaatatttttttggatTATCTAActtgaaaatactattttttcaACCATATTCTTTTTCATCATGTTGATGCAAAATACTCAATTTTACATATTTATAGAAAAGCATCTGTGTTATACTTCTTCCTGTACCAAAGTACAAATAGCCaacatttaaaattttgtaaCGCATACATTTTCTAAAATGGTGTGGTGTGTAGCAGGAGGAATGAAAATGTTTAaataggcaagatttgtttggattcAATGTCAGTGATCTGAGGTATAAAGTAGGCTTATATAGTCAGACAGGACACAGAAGTGCCATGCCTAAATACCCTGTGATATTATTGCCGTGTTTTGAAATTTGTATCCATGAACTCAAGGCCTAGAGTTCCTTTTCTAAATATTTAATGGAAGCTGAGACTTTCTAATGAGTTCTTTAATTTTGGTCAAAATACAGAAACTTAGAGACATGAGCACAGCATTACCAAGAATAGAATTTTTGTTCTTAGAAACCATAATTTGTAAATAAGTAATATAGTAACCTACAACAGGTATTATCAGGCTGCACAGTGTTTCAGTGAACTGAAGCTGTAATGGTGAAAGCTATAATGGAAGATTTATTTTAACTGATTCATTGagttttggaaatattttctgaAAATGACATTCAGCCTCTATAAAACTCACACACTCAGAAAATCTTAATTCTAGTGGCATCCAACTAGCACAAGTTAGATAGCTGATATTTTCAATAGCTGAAGTTGTGGTTCTGAATTATCTAAATGTGTATATAGTGACAACTTCATATATAGTGCAATTTTTCTGCTTGTGATTTCTGGACTTTGTTCATACTGAGGTATGTAATCAGTATGTTGACATTtaggttaaaaaagaaaataatgtagaGTTTACCAACTTTTATGTGACCATATACCAATTAAAAAGATAATATAAAAATTCAGTAGCTTAACTGGAAAATAGATATTGCGGAACAAGGGGCAGACTCAGCCCATCAACAATAATCTTATGTAAAAGGGACCATCAATTATTACTCATTATAATTCCTTTTTATAGCAATTAGACAACCACTTTAAATATGATAAGAATTTTTAGTATTGCTCACAATTATACGTTTTATGaatacaaaatataactgaaatataggGTAGACAGAATTCCACCAACTGTCTTCAGAAGTGTTCATTCAATATACTCATCATACCTGGACTTTCATAAAGCTTCTGAAAAAATTATCTCACAAAAGCTTCCCGAATAACTTTAACACAACTTAAAGAACAACAGGCAAAGGTAAAGAATTAAGTGATAGTTTTCAAAATGGTGGAAGTAAGCAGCTGTGTACTGAGAAGGGTGTGATTTGATTTATTCACAAATTATCTGGAGATAGGTGTAAGCAGTGAAACAACTAGATTCGGGGATGAAACCAAATTACTTGGTTTGATGAAAATCCACAGACTACAAAGAGTTTTTTTTCCCAAACTGAGTAAGTGATAACACTCAATGTAAATAGCAAACATACCAAAGCAAACAATATGTACCCACATATACTGATGGAATCCAAGCTGGCAATTACACTATTTTAAGGAcaagatttgttgttttttgccttcaagtcatctggtttatggcaaccctacggtgaacctaccacaaggttttcttggcaagtttcttcagaggatttgccattgccatcctcttaggctgagagactgtgacttgcccaaggtcacccagtgggtttccatggctgagtggggattcgaactctggtctcccagtgtcctagtccaatgctcacatcTGAAATAACATTTAGAGTTCTGGTCACCTGCTCCTCTACTAAAAACAAACATAACTAACAAGACCACAAAAACGGTAGAATTTGAAAAGGTATAGAAAAGAGCAATCAGAATAACCAAAAGTTAAGGCACATTTCCTGAGGAAACAGGTtctgtattttcaaactgtatttcATGAATTAGAGAAGTAGGTGCAATAAGCGAAAGGAAAATATTGGCCAAGTTGCAAGACAATTGTTTCTCTTGCTCCAATGTTTGTGTAAGTGTACTTGCAGTACACATACGGTCATTGTTCCAATCCTCCCAGGAAATAAACTACTGGAGAAGCTTCTTGTCCCTGTCCACTTACACAGGGGAAATACAAGCCTACCAAGGAAATCGTATTTTCAGTATGTGTCACATCTAGATGATATCAGGTGCATTCCTACAACTCCTAACTCATTACAAAATTAATCACATAAATGAATATCATGAACACTGAGAGAACACCAGTATTTTCATTAATATTGCTTTCTTTAGTAGTTATTTAACTTTATTATTACAAGGTTTTACTACAAAGACTAAGAATtctgctatacacacacacacacactaaagagaaggaccaactgtactctATTTTCCCTTCTGTATGTCCCTCGGGACTTGCAGATTTGTATATATGCATGAAGCTCACCATATTGCTATTGAATAGTGCGCATGCCTGTATTATCCCCATATAAGCCACTCCCTCCATTAGATCAAACAACATGAACTTCAGTCTTGTAAACTGAACCAGATgatctctgtctatctatctaatgCCTATCTATAATGGCATTAACTAGatgcttctgtttgttttttaaactatgaTTAGGAAAATGAATTATGATTAGGAAAATATGATTAACATCTCACTGAACACTTTGTAGACTACAGTATGTTAATTTTAATATTGCCATTTTGCTCTAGGAGTTAACATGATTAAACACTCTTGGTAaacttcttcttttctcaagacAATGTCCATATAAATTGGGAGCCTCATGTTAAACTGGAATAAAATTCAGTTCAGGCAAAAAAAGCTGAACTGTGAATCAGGGAGACGAGAACTTTTGCCTCGGCTATGAACTCAGTCTCAGCCCACTACTTACAATATGGGAATAATAACACTGAACTATTTTATAGGGCTATTACAAAGATGACTGAGATAATATATGAGAAGCACTCTGAACACTCTAAAGCAGTACAAAAAGGCTAAGTATTTCTATTATTCTGTCCCATCAGATTACACAGCTGGCTATGTGTTTGTACTCCAGTGCTACTAAGCACAGACTTTTATGGACATTGCCCTTGCAATTTATGGGACTTCAGCAAGATTCTTTATCACTCTTTGTCTGTATTTTAATAAACACAGTGAGGATGGGCAAAATTCAGTGGTCTGTAGGCTGCATGCGGGCTTGCAGAGCCTCCACTGAGATTCTTAATACttgctgattttttcccccagagtAAAAATGGCTAGCCCCCAGCAGTCTCTCAGAGGCATGATAAGCCAGCTAAATGCTATTTGAGGGGAGGACCAGTCTTTTAAAGGATTTGGTGTGTTTAAAAAGACCCAGGAAGCAAAATAGCCTCTAAGTTTAAAAGTCTGGCCTGCAAACACCTGGCACCATGATTAGCCATTATCACGCTTAAAGCCCCTTTTTGGTAGAGGGGATTATAGCATGGATACAGCTTGCCAAAGTTCAAGGGAAACTGAAAATGGCCTCTGGAGTCAGCAAAGTTGCCCATCTCAGGAATACCGGGTggaatggtttttgttttttgaaagaatGAGGTTCTACACATGCAGGTTTGACATCAGTTCACTGTCAAGTACAGTAGACTCCCCAGTAAGCATATGCTCTAGGCAACCAGTATTACAACAGTTACCGTTGTTCTGGACAACCACTTTAAAGAAATTCAATCTCGATAAAGCAGTTGTCTTTGATGAATGATCCAGACATTATATATGCTTGAGATACCAGCCTACATTTTTTAAGATTCagttttttaaagttcatttttttttataattctgCTTATACCAGCAGTACGCAGGTACCATACTCTGTTGTTAGGTAACATGAAAATGTAGCAAACAATTAAATGAATAGCAATGCAATTTTTACAGTTGTTACACACAATAAAGTATGTCATTCACAGATTAATAGCCATATGATTACCCCAAgatcaaaaacaaaaatgcttcagAATGTAGAACAGCATTAGACAATACAAGCTATACAGGTTCACAATAAAgttattctgctttttaaaaaatggaagccaAAGAATGAGAGCGGATGTGCACACCAACAATAGGTATGTATTCTTAGATTGGTGTCACACTACAGAAAAAATACAAAAGGGGAAGCAAAATAAGAAATCATGACTGgatatttgattttgttttttattatgttgCTACCTTTATCATTCTGAGTCTTCTTGTTCTGAAAGAAAACAGTTGATAGAAACACAGATTTGGTGGGAGGGGGTTTAGAGTTGCTCAATACCTGCAGCTTCCATAGGAACAGAAACTGCTCTGAAATCAGAAGGCATCATTAGAAACTAAAAGTGAAAAACAAAGTGCAATTGTACCCTTACTCACTCCAGTTTTCCCTCTGGCGATTTTGGTTTAGAGTTGGACATTTTTTCCTCAGGACTTCCTCGCAGTTTATATAATTGCATAATATTTTCCGTATTATTCTCTATCCCCTTTTTAATGCAGCTTTACATCATCAGTGGCCTGAGTATGTTCAACAGAAGAGGCTATATCCCAGGTACCACAATTCTAGACAATAAAAATATCATGCTTTCTAGCAGTGAAAATTGAGGTTGAAATCCCACAAAAGTTAATTGTGAGGGAAATTTCATGGAATAATATGACATGCCAGTCTAGAGATTGCCACCATAGGAATTCTGTATCTAGAAAAGGATTTATAATAATAGAAATAGTTTTAATCGAGCACTTCATTTAAGCATTAAACACATATgttgaaagtgttttttttaaaggcaacaaACCTACTTTCTGAATTCTAAAAAATTCAGACTTGCAATAGTACTTCACTaccaaaaaatgaaaacaaaacttgACTTTCACTTCTAAATTGTATAGAAGTCTGAAGAAGTAAACTGCATTTAAGGTTTTTCTAGGTAATCATTACTGTACcatgaaagcagtggcaaacccggtttttcaaaattaattttctcAGAACTGCATGTTTTAAGACGCCCTTGGTTAGCCACAGGTGGCATCTGGTCCACTGCCAATGTGACAAAATCTCTGATCATCATCTGAACTACAGATAAACAAGCATCCAACAGttctttactttttattttcagaagatGAGGACGGAAGTGATAGAAGGCAACAACACCAAACCTAGTGCTCCTCTCCTGGCCCAACGGTATCCAAGAATGGTCACTAAAGATGGACATAGCACACTTCAGATGGATGGTGCCCAAGGGAAAGGTCTTGCATACCTAAAAGATGCCTGGGGAATTCTAATGGATATGCGCTGGAGATGGATGATGCTGgtgttttctgcatcttttgtCCTTCACTGGCTTGTTTTTGCAGTTCTCTGGTACCTACTGGCTGAAATGAATGGGGATCTAGAGATTGATCATGATTCTCCACCTGAAAACCACACAATATGTGTAAAGTACATCACTAGTTTTACAGCTGCTTTTTCCTTTTCACTGGAGACACAGCTTACTATCGGTTATGGCACAATGTTCCCAAGTGGTGACTGTCCAAGCGCAATTGCTCTACTTGCTATACAAATGGTACTGGGTCTGATGCTGGAGGCATTCATCACAGGtaattatatattatttcatAATTCAGTACTTTATGTAAAATGGCTCAAATAAAACACTGTGAAACtagagaaagagagcaaagacAGGGCCATGCCatggaatgtttttaaaatgtagcgtTTTTAAAGTAGTATGATAGGAATATATATTCATGTCATTAGTATATTAATACAATAAAGACTTATAGTAAAAATATTGCTCTGTATACTGCAGCATGCAACTAGTCAGCTCTCCCCAAattagtatagtatagtatagtataaaaTGCTtttgtacatcattctcatttgTGTGAACAGTTAGTAGTATTAATTTTTCTACAGGTTTCCATGAGTCTGCCCAGGCATATATGCAtgatttaaaattaacaatacaGTTCTAACCAGAAATGTAAATCCTATTTTATTCAACTGGACATTTTCCTACAAATAAATTAAGACTGCAACCTATCAACCAACATTGGAGAGCTTTCAAAGACTGCTCTCATTCTCTCCCAAACAAATGTCTTAAAACTGATTTTAGCAGAgacaatttgtttttaaagatcaCTGACCATAAACAGTATTTGTGGCTTAGTTGACATGATAATCTGAACAACATGAGAGCTAGCACAGAAAGAATATTAGCATTTTGATCCTAATATGAAGCTACCTCCTAAATTGTTCTTGGTttctatttattaaaaacaacaggaaatatacatacagagacacacacagagacatatatatatgtgaTCTATATGTAAATTCTCCTTTTATTTAGGTGCATTTGTAGCAAAAATTGCTCGTCCAAAGAACCGAGCTCTCTCCATCCGGTTCACCTATTCTGCAGTAGTGACACACAGAGAAGGAAAACCATACCTAATGTTCCAAGTGGCCAATACTCGCCCAAGCCCACTCACCAGTGTTCGGATTTCTGCAGTTCTTTATGAAGAACGAGAAAATGGGCAGCTTCATCAAACTAGTGTAGATTTCCATCTTGACAGCATCACTTCTGAAGAGtgtccattttttattttccccctGACATATTACCATTCCATAACTCCATCAAGCCCTCTAGCTATTCTCTTACAAAGGGAGGCTCATCATCATTTTGAGCTAGTAGTCTTCCTATCAGCCACACAAGAGGGCACAGGAGAAACATGCCAAAGGAGGACATCGTATCTTCCATCTGAGATCATATTACACCACCATTTTGCCTCCATGTTGGTCCGAGGAGCCAAAGGGGAATATCAGATCAAGATGGAGAATTTTGACAAGACAATCCCAGAACTTCCAGGAGCAGACTCCAAAAGCTCAAAGAGGACTGACATGGAGATCCGCATCAATGGACAGCACATTGACAGCTTCCAGATTTGCGAGACCCGTCTGACCGAATAGACTTTGAATGTGGcaacagggttttttaaaaataaaaatcggATTAGACTATCATGTCTTCATTTTTCTCCCCGTTTTCCTGTGCTCTTTTTGTTCTCTACCTTTGACTTTAGAACAATGTGCAGAATAAAGAGCATAATATGCATGCAACTGGATGAGCCGCTGGATTAACGGCACAAAAACTGAGTCAGGGACAAGAAACACTGCACAAATTCTGGGAAAACAGAAGTGCTACCTGCTGAATTCACTAGACGATGATTAAAGCTGCACTGACCCTGAAAAAAAGAGACTTTCAGACCAAGACAGCTCATCAAAAATCTAATTAAATGACATGAGGGTAAATAATGTAGCGAAATGGACAACACTATAGTAAAATATATCAACTAAAAAGAAACTTCTTCTGAAAATCCTAAAACCCCTCAGATTCCCTGAATCAGCCCTCTCTTGCTATAAGGTTACAAGAGAATATGCTGATGTCTAAACATGCTATGAAGAATGTTGCTAGTATTTTCTGTGGCAATGAAATTGCAATCCTGCTGTGCTTGTTTATTAAGGAAAATCACAAGCATTTGCTAAAGTTCTTTGTTCCAGCAGCTAAGAACAAGTTCAACATCCTCCTCAGGCAGTTTTGCAAAGAAAGTAAATGACAAGACTTTTGACATGTATAAAAACTGTAATATTCTACATTTGGACTATTTTCGTACTTAAAACTTGCAGTAAAACATGCAAGAATCCAACAATTTTTATTCTCCTGTCAACAATTATCAAAACCTGAGGTAGTCCTGTCAGCAGAAAGATCCTTGCTTATTGCAGTTTCTATTCATTCCATACAATACAGAGGTAAACAGCTGACTCTATAAAATAATTGTACAAACACGTAATTATAAGACTTTGAGCAAGAGGTTCTATGACAAGGATGAATCATAATTATTACCAGAAATAAGGGTGGTgatggtttatttgtttttaattaaaatgcacaGTTTGTAAATGTTCCAAAAGGCCACTTTTATGTTTCTCAACATTTGTTCAGCCACAGAGAGGTCAGTAAGTACTTTGTACTCCGAACCAAGAAAAATGA from Sceloporus undulatus isolate JIND9_A2432 ecotype Alabama chromosome 3, SceUnd_v1.1, whole genome shotgun sequence encodes the following:
- the KCNJ13 gene encoding inward rectifier potassium channel 13, translating into MRTEVIEGNNTKPSAPLLAQRYPRMVTKDGHSTLQMDGAQGKGLAYLKDAWGILMDMRWRWMMLVFSASFVLHWLVFAVLWYLLAEMNGDLEIDHDSPPENHTICVKYITSFTAAFSFSLETQLTIGYGTMFPSGDCPSAIALLAIQMVLGLMLEAFITGAFVAKIARPKNRALSIRFTYSAVVTHREGKPYLMFQVANTRPSPLTSVRISAVLYEERENGQLHQTSVDFHLDSITSEECPFFIFPLTYYHSITPSSPLAILLQREAHHHFELVVFLSATQEGTGETCQRRTSYLPSEIILHHHFASMLVRGAKGEYQIKMENFDKTIPELPGADSKSSKRTDMEIRINGQHIDSFQICETRLTE